The following coding sequences are from one Candidatus Eisenbacteria bacterium window:
- the recR gene encoding recombination mediator RecR: MYSSKYLELLVEELKKLPTIGQKSAQRLAMHLLKMPKDEALRLAEAIRVVKEQVGFCNVCGNFSDSDPCLICEDPRRDGSLLCVVEQPVDVLAFERTGTFRGRYHVLGGALSPLDGTTPEDLRIQPLLQRLQPPPGGEPGIAEVILATNPNVTGEATALYLSRLLAPLGVKVTRIARGVPMGSDLEYSDLVTLARALEGRRELE, encoded by the coding sequence ATGTACAGCTCCAAGTACCTCGAGCTCCTCGTGGAGGAGCTGAAGAAGCTTCCCACCATCGGCCAGAAGAGCGCGCAACGTCTGGCCATGCACCTGCTCAAGATGCCCAAGGACGAAGCGTTGCGCCTCGCCGAGGCGATTCGCGTGGTCAAGGAGCAGGTTGGCTTCTGCAACGTGTGCGGGAACTTCAGCGACAGCGACCCCTGCCTGATCTGCGAAGACCCGCGGCGTGACGGCTCCCTCCTGTGCGTCGTCGAGCAGCCGGTCGACGTGCTGGCCTTCGAGCGCACCGGGACGTTTCGCGGGCGGTACCACGTGCTCGGTGGCGCGCTGTCGCCGCTCGATGGCACCACGCCCGAGGACCTGCGCATCCAGCCGCTGCTCCAGCGCCTGCAGCCGCCGCCCGGGGGAGAGCCAGGAATCGCCGAGGTGATCCTGGCCACCAACCCCAACGTCACCGGCGAGGCGACCGCGCTCTATCTCTCGCGCCTGCTCGCGCCGCTCGGCGTCAAGGTCACCCGCATCGCCCGCGGCGTTCCCATGGGGTCGGATCTCGAGTACTCGGACCTGGTGACGCTCGCGCGCGCCCTGGAGGGGCGTCGCGAGCTCGAATAG
- a CDS encoding gliding-motility protein MglA, whose protein sequence is MALVNHRAREIHFKIVYYGPGLGGKTTNLKCLHERLPAERRGRLVSISTDHERTLFFDFLPIDLGTVAGFATRFHLYTVPGQSYYRLSRRAVLQGLDGLVFVADSGPGRELANRESLEDLATNLVTLGLSGDQLRRLPRVFQWNKRDLPGAIPVDRMRAQLNPGGAPDFEAIASQGRGVSETLRSMCKAVLARLSQPELTESSSPRA, encoded by the coding sequence ATGGCCCTCGTCAACCATCGGGCGCGCGAGATTCACTTCAAGATCGTCTACTACGGGCCCGGGTTGGGAGGGAAGACCACCAACCTGAAGTGCCTGCACGAGCGATTGCCGGCCGAGCGGCGCGGCAGGCTGGTGTCGATCTCGACGGATCACGAGCGCACGCTGTTCTTCGACTTTCTGCCCATTGATCTGGGCACGGTCGCGGGCTTCGCCACTCGGTTTCACCTCTACACGGTGCCTGGACAGTCGTACTACCGGCTCTCGCGGCGCGCCGTGCTGCAGGGGCTCGATGGCCTGGTCTTCGTCGCGGATTCGGGGCCGGGTCGCGAGCTGGCGAATCGTGAGTCGCTCGAGGACCTCGCCACCAACCTGGTGACGCTCGGACTCTCCGGCGACCAGCTGCGCAGACTCCCGCGCGTGTTCCAGTGGAACAAGCGCGACCTGCCCGGAGCGATCCCGGTCGACCGCATGCGCGCGCAGCTCAATCCCGGCGGCGCGCCCGACTTCGAAGCGATCGCCAGCCAGGGGCGCGGCGTGTCCGAGACCCTGCGCTCGATGTGCAAGGCCGTCCTCGCCCGGCTCTCGCAGCCCGAGCTCACCGAGTCTTCATCGCCGCGCGCATGA
- a CDS encoding low affinity iron permease family protein, with protein sequence MNFRSHFYRFSKWAARAVGQPMAFVLAVFVVAAWAVSGKFFGFSDTWQLVINTGTTIVTFLMVFLIQNTQNREGEAMQIKLDELLRAVEGAHLALLDLEELTEDELDVMKGRYAELAKKARSDLRKGRKDSGTPEVKASAKDPA encoded by the coding sequence ATGAACTTCAGATCGCATTTCTATCGATTCTCCAAGTGGGCTGCGCGCGCGGTGGGGCAGCCCATGGCGTTCGTCCTGGCCGTCTTCGTCGTGGCGGCCTGGGCGGTGTCCGGCAAGTTCTTTGGCTTCAGCGACACGTGGCAGCTGGTCATCAACACCGGCACGACGATCGTCACCTTCCTGATGGTGTTCCTGATCCAGAACACCCAGAACCGCGAAGGCGAAGCGATGCAGATCAAGCTCGACGAGCTGCTGCGCGCGGTGGAGGGCGCGCATCTGGCACTGCTGGATCTGGAGGAGCTGACCGAAGACGAGCTGGACGTGATGAAGGGTCGCTACGCCGAGCTGGCGAAGAAGGCGCGCAGCGATCTGCGCAAGGGCCGGAAGGACTCGGGCACTCCCGAAGTCAAAGCGAGCGCGAAGGATCCGGCGTGA
- a CDS encoding phosphatidylglycerophosphatase A has protein sequence MKRLIHFLATLGPIGYFPIACATLASLVVTVIGWFLPVPPLPWAIAAIVVGGLIAVPICTYAEKDLGHDAHPIVIDEVIGQSIALLLVPHTWQAFLAAFLLFRLFDVWKPLGARESQAWPGGWGIVGDDTIAGLASFAVMQLGLWAFARLGVPMP, from the coding sequence ATGAAGCGGCTGATTCACTTCCTCGCCACACTCGGTCCCATCGGCTACTTCCCGATCGCCTGCGCCACGCTGGCGAGCCTGGTGGTCACGGTGATCGGCTGGTTCCTGCCGGTCCCGCCGCTGCCGTGGGCGATCGCGGCGATCGTCGTGGGTGGCCTGATCGCGGTGCCGATCTGCACGTACGCCGAGAAAGATCTCGGCCACGACGCCCACCCGATCGTCATCGACGAGGTGATCGGTCAGAGCATCGCGCTGCTGCTCGTCCCGCACACCTGGCAGGCATTCCTCGCCGCGTTCCTCCTCTTCCGGCTGTTCGACGTGTGGAAGCCCCTCGGGGCGAGGGAGTCGCAGGCGTGGCCGGGCGGCTGGGGCATCGTCGGCGACGACACGATCGCCGGCCTTGCGAGCTTCGCGGTCATGCAGCTCGGCTTGTGGGCGTTCGCCCGGCTCGGCGTGCCGATGCCGTAG
- a CDS encoding hemolysin family protein, with translation MPSYLNDVLRLSAVLVLLALNAFFVAAEFALVTVRWTRVEELIARGRFGAKAVSTALEHMNDAIAACQLGITFASLALGWIGEPALAHLMSPLFSALPDVWGFALSHIVAVTLAYLMLTYLHVVLGEQAPKALAIQRSEDVALLVTGILLTFGRVFRPFIRFIGGSSNFFVRLLRLPPQSHEQLVHSADEISMLVDESQEAGAITPDEASYARNVFELSEKTVKDIMVPREKVVTLSIKATEEEILETARETAHTRMPVWEGSVDNIVGIVNTKDLFHLFSLRGLVILMDAIYPPLFVSPDQPLDRLLRIFRRERRPMAVVRDADTRFIGIVTLEDVIEEIVGEIEDEHDVEMAHGTLGTHQPPRVSKAHP, from the coding sequence ATGCCGAGCTACCTCAACGACGTCCTTCGGCTGAGCGCAGTTCTCGTCCTGCTCGCGCTCAACGCCTTCTTCGTGGCCGCGGAGTTCGCGCTCGTCACGGTGCGCTGGACCCGCGTCGAGGAGCTGATCGCGCGCGGACGCTTCGGCGCCAAGGCCGTGAGCACGGCGCTCGAGCACATGAACGACGCCATCGCCGCCTGCCAGCTCGGCATCACCTTCGCGAGCCTGGCGCTGGGATGGATCGGCGAGCCGGCCCTGGCCCATCTCATGTCGCCGCTTTTCAGCGCGCTGCCCGACGTCTGGGGCTTCGCGCTCTCGCACATCGTCGCAGTGACGCTCGCGTACCTGATGCTGACCTACCTGCACGTGGTGCTCGGCGAGCAGGCGCCCAAGGCCCTGGCCATTCAGCGCTCCGAGGACGTGGCGCTGCTCGTCACCGGAATCCTGCTGACGTTTGGCCGGGTCTTTCGGCCTTTCATCCGGTTCATCGGCGGATCGAGCAATTTCTTCGTCCGATTGCTGCGGCTGCCGCCCCAGTCGCACGAACAGCTGGTCCATTCGGCCGACGAGATCAGCATGCTGGTGGATGAGAGCCAGGAGGCGGGCGCCATCACGCCCGACGAGGCCAGCTACGCGCGCAACGTCTTCGAGCTTTCCGAGAAGACGGTGAAGGACATCATGGTTCCCCGCGAGAAGGTCGTGACGCTCTCGATCAAGGCCACCGAGGAGGAAATCCTCGAGACCGCCCGCGAGACCGCCCATACGCGCATGCCGGTCTGGGAAGGGTCGGTCGACAACATCGTCGGGATCGTCAATACCAAGGACCTGTTCCATCTGTTCAGTCTCAGAGGCCTCGTGATCCTGATGGACGCCATTTACCCGCCTCTCTTCGTGAGCCCCGACCAGCCTCTCGACCGGTTGCTTCGCATCTTCCGGCGCGAGCGTCGGCCGATGGCGGTCGTCCGTGACGCGGACACCCGGTTCATTGGGATCGTCACGCTCGAGGACGTCATCGAGGAGATCGTCGGGGAGATCGAGGACGAGCACGATGTCGAGATGGCCCACGGGACCCTCGGCACCCACCAGCCGCCCCGGGTTTCCAAGGCCCATCCCTGA
- a CDS encoding YbaB/EbfC family nucleoid-associated protein → MKSFGDLVKQAQKIQKQMGEVQERLAAERFEASAGGGLVKAVVDGKQKLIEITIQPEALKEDASLLEDLVLTAIGEAQRTSEAHMKEALGGLTGGINLPF, encoded by the coding sequence ATGAAGAGCTTCGGCGATCTGGTCAAGCAGGCGCAGAAGATCCAGAAGCAGATGGGCGAGGTGCAGGAGCGCCTGGCCGCCGAGCGCTTCGAAGCCAGCGCCGGCGGCGGCCTGGTCAAAGCGGTGGTGGACGGCAAGCAGAAGCTGATCGAGATCACCATCCAGCCCGAGGCGCTCAAGGAGGACGCGTCGCTGCTCGAGGACCTGGTGCTCACCGCGATCGGTGAGGCGCAGCGCACTTCCGAAGCGCACATGAAGGAGGCATTGGGCGGGCTCACCGGCGGGATCAACCTGCCTTTCTAG